The window TAGTAGACGATGTGGACGAAGCGATGGAAAGGTTTGGAAGGGGCGCCATTGTTTACACCGGCCCGATATTCGGGCCCAAAATGATGGCAGCCGGCCATCCGGCGGCCGAATTCGAAGCCCAGGTACTGAACCGCTTTGATCTGGATCTGGATACGTTCAAACGCCTCAGGGCCCCCGGCGCCAGACGCCAGGCCGTCCTGCGCGTCGACGATCTAACGGTACGATCAGAGCAAAACGGCCTGGAACTGGCGTTTACCCTGCCGCCGGGCGCGTATGCCACCATGATCACGCGAGAGTTCATGCGTCCCGCCGGGTAGTGCCTGGCTTTATTTCATGGGTAAAATGGGATAAACATCCAAACCGACGGCATTGACACCGTCACCGTTTGCAGCGTGGCTGTGGGCCTGCTCGGGCGGGCACCGCGGCTTGGGTTGGGTCGCAACGGCGCGGTTCTGTAAATTTCTCCACAGGGTGGACCGGAAGGAACACATATGGCGTCACTGAGCCGCTGGGTCATCTTCCTGGCCGCTTTTTTCTGCATATACGGCTCGCTTCATCTCTATATCCTGATCAAGGTGAGGCGCGCCCTCTATCTCGACAGGTGGAGCTACATCCTGTTGGTGGTGGTCTTGCTGTTTTTGATGACGGCGCCCATCAATGCGAGAATGCTCACCCAGGGATACCCGATCTTTTCTCTGGCGTTGACCTGGATCGGATACCTGTGGATGGCCTACCTTTTTCTTTTTGTTTGTCTGGCCATTCCTCTGGACCTCTATCATTTGATCGTCAGCGGGCTCCAACAGTTTTTCAATGTGGATTGGACCAATATCATGATGCTGCGGCGCAACAACCTCGCCCTGGTGGCGATCTGTGCGGGCGGCGTGATGATCTATGGCGCCTACGCGGCCTACCATGTCCGCATCGAACAGGTAGCCCTCAGCAGCGACAAAATCCCGGACACGGTCGACAGGGTGCGCCTCGTGCAGATATCCGATCTTCATTTAGGGCCGATGCTCTACCCCGGGCGCCTGCATCCGATCCTGGCGGCAATACGCCAGGCACAGCCGGACATCCTGGTTTCTACCGGCGACCTGATCGACGGGCCGTTCCGAGGGGAACAGGAAATCGCCGCGGCGTTGCGCGCCCTGCCGGCCAGGATCGGCAAATTCGCCGTGAGCGGCAACCATGAGCATTACTTCGGCATCGAAAGATCCATGGACTTCACGCGGGCAGCCGGTTTCAAGCCACTGCGCGGCGAGCGCGCCGATGTCGGCAACGGCATCGTGCTGGTCGGGGTTGACGATACCCTGGATGGGCACCCGAACAGTGGAAAAGAAAATGAGCTGCTCTCCCGCATATCCCCGGAACAATTTTCGGTATTGCTCAAACACCGCCCCCTTTTCGATGGGAATCGAATCGGTTACTTCGACCTGCAGCTCTCAGGGCATGCCCATAATGGCCAAATTTTCCCGTTCACCCTGGTTGTCAGGTTTATTTATCCCATGTCAGACGGCCTCTACCACATCGCCGAAAAGCATTACCTGTACGCCAGCAGGGGAACCGGCACGTGGGGTCCACCGATTCGCGTCCTTGCCCCCCCCGAAATCACGATCATCGACCTGCTGCCGGCAAAAAGCGGCAAGTCTGTGGCGAAGCCCCGGAAAACAGATCAATAAACAGCCGGATCGACAAGCAGCAGATTTGACAAAAGGCAGGCGTGGGCATATGGTGCGGCCGTTGCGAGCCGGAATACGACCGCCATGTAACGTGGGCCGACTGGCCGAAGAGCCGTACTAAAACAACATAGGGCAGCCCTTAAATGCAGATGAACGAAACGAACAACGATTTCTGGCAGAGCCATTCGATGAAGTTCCTCGAATGCGCGTTTCGCGCCGATCGTCAAGAGACCGTACACCGGGCTGACGGACATGGTAAAAAAACCGGCGAATGCGGTGATACCGTGGAATTTTTCCTCATGGTAAAGGATGACCGGCTGCAAACGATCTCTTATGCCGTCAATGGATGCATGAACACCAACGCATGCGCCAATGCCGTCATCGACCTGGCGGAAAAACGCCCGCTGGACGAGGCATGGGACATCACCCCCGAAATGGTTTCCGGATACCTGGAGACACTGCCCCAAAATCACTACCACTGCGCGGAACTGGCTGTCGGCGCATTTTATCTCGCCCTGGCCGATGCACGGCGAAGCCTTCAACACGCATGGAAAAGCAAGTACCGCTAAACGGGACTATCTAAAAAACCGGGATCGGAAGGGCTCCCGCCTCACCCGCCAACAACCCGCCGGCTGGCCATCTCTTTTAGAGCATCCTCGGCTGTGCCGTTACCCCCTTAAAACAAAGGCAAATTCGCTACAGCCGACCACAAAACCCCACCCCGTTTATTCTTGACATGAGATACCATCTTGACTATAGGTCGGTCTTTAATTCGGTTGACCATCTTACAACAGGGAAGCGCCGCCAGGGCCTTTTGTATCGAGCTTGGAAGCAGGGCGAGGAAATTCGCTTCCACAATTCTGGAATTGAGCCCCATGGAATTGATCGCGCAGCTGGAAAAACAAAAAGATGCATTGACCCAGAGCTGGTTTGAACGGGTAATCAACACCTACCCTCCCGAAACGGCCCATTTTCTGGCTAAGCAAAAAGACCCCTTCGCAAATCCGGTCGGTCAGACCACCTACCGGAGCCTGACCATCCTGGTCGATCTTCTCGGGCAAGGACTGGATAGAGAAGCCGCCCGGGATGCCCTCGACCCGATTATCCGCATCCGCGCCATTCAAAGTTTTACGGCCTCCCAGGCCACGGGTTTCGTTTTCGATCTGAAGCAGGTTATCCGCAAAAAATGTACCGTGAAACCCACCGACGCCGATCAAATGGACCACATCGACCACCTTATCGACCAGCTTGCGCTGATTGCATTTGATCTTTTCATGCAATGTCGTGAAAAAATTTACGATCTGAAAGCCAATGAAACCAAGCAACGCACGTTCAAGGCGTTTGCAAAAGCAGGTTTGATAAAGGAGCCGGAGGATGATTGAACCCGGTCCCACCAGGCAATTGAACGAACGTATGATCTCCGGGATCGAAAGATGCCCGGAGCGGACGTCGCTCAGTTGCCTGATCAGTTTTAAACCCTTTTCATATAGCGGGCCCCGACCATTGTTTCGGGGTCAAAAGTGAGGTGCGGGTAGATGAATAAATTTTACATGTCATCACTGCTGGCGGTATTCGTGCTGGCCCTGATCGCCTGGGTGGGTTCCTTGGGTCTACCCTGGCTTTTCGGGATTGTCTTGCCGTATCTGGCCGTCCTGGTTTTCATGGTGGGTGTCGCAAGGCGCATGATGGGCTGGGCGCGGTCGGCCGTTCCCTTTGCCATTCCCACCACCTGCGGTCAGCAAAAGTCTTTGGACTGGATCAAACCGGCCCGAATCGACAACCCCTCGACCAAGTTCGGCGTTTTCATCCGGATGGCTCTGGAAATCCTGACATTTCGTTCACTTTTCCGCAACACCCGCATGAAGCTGACCCATGAGGGGCGGTTCAGTTACAACCTGGAGATCTTCCTCTGGGTGGGCGCCCTGGCGTTCCATTACGCCTTTCTGGTCACCGTGCTGCGCCACTTTCGATTTTTCCTGGAACCGGTCCCCTGGTGTCTGCAAATGCTCGAAAGCGTGGACAGCTTCTTCCGGGTGGAAATCTCATATGATTTGATCCAGTTCGGACTTCCGGGCATCTACCTGTCAGGTCTGGTTCTGCTGGCTGCCGTGACCTATCTCTTCCTGCGGCGCCTCTTTATCTCCAAAGTCAAATACATTTCCCTGGCCTCGGATTACTTCCCCCTCTTTCTGATCATGGGCATCGCTTTCACCGGCATCCTGATGCGTTACTTCACGAAGGTGGATATCGCGAATATCAAGGAGCTCACCATGGGATTGGTGACGTTTCACCCCACCATCCCGGAGGGCATCAGCCCACTGTTCTACATTCATCTGTTTTTTGTCAGCGTGCTGCTGGCCTATTTCCCCTTCAGCAAGCTGATGCATATGGGCGGCGTCTTCCTGAGTCCCACACGCAACATGACGGCCAACACCCGCGAAGTCCGCCACGTCAACCCGTGGAACTACCCGGTGAAGGTCCACACTTACGAGGCCTACGAAAACGAGTTCCGCGAAAAAATGGTCGAAGCCGGATTGCCGGTGGACAAGATGCCGGAACCCACGCCTGAAGAACCGACCGCGGAAGAGGAAAAGGAGTAAACGATCATGGCAGATGAAACACCCAAAGCCGAAGATTTTTTGGCTCAAATAGATCATCGTCCGCCCGCCAGACAGTGGATGGACGTACCCACCGAAATCCGCAAGGGTATGTACTGTTATGCGGCCAATCCTAAAAGCGTCGAATACCTCGGCCTGCCCAACGCACGGCAGTGGAACCCCATTGAAGACGACTGGCAGCTTCCGGACAACTGGCAGCAAATCCTACATGAAGGCTTCAAGGAGCGCCTGGAACGGTTTCGCTCGGTCAAAGTCTTCATGGACATTTGTGTGCGCTGCGGGGCCTGCGCCGACAAGTGCCACTTCTTTCTCGGCACCGGCGACCCCAAGAACATGCCGGTACTTCGGGCTGAACTCCTGCGCTCGGTCTACCGCAACGACTTCACCAAAATGGGTAAACTGCTGGGCCGCCTGAACGGTGCCCGCCCCATGACCGCCGAAGTGCTCAAGGAGTGGTGGTACTACCTGTTTCAATGCACCGAATGCCGGCGCTGTTCCGTGTTCTGTCCTTACGGCATCGACACAGCCGAAATCACCATCTTCGGCCGAGAACTGCTCAACCTGCTCGGCCTGAACATCGACTGGATCGCCACCCCAGTGGCCAATTGCTACCGCACCGGCAACCATCTGGGCATTCAGCCCCACGCCTTCAAGGACATGCTCGATTTCTTCGTCGATGACATCGAAGAGATCACCGGCATCCGGGTGGAACCCAATTTCAACAAGAAGGGCGCCGACATCCTCTTCATCACGCCATCGGGTGACGTTTTCGCCGACCCGGGGACCTACTCCTGTATGGGGTACATGATCCTGTTTCATTTCCTCAAGGAGAAGTACGGACTGGACGTAACCTGGAGCACTTACGGCAGCGAGGGCGGCAACTTTGGCTTTTTCACCTCCCACGAGACCATGAAACGGCTCAACGCCAAGATGTACCTCGAGGCCAAGCGCCTGGGCGTCAAATGGATCCTGGGCGGCGAGTGCGGACACATGTGGCGCGTGATCCACCAGTACATGGACACCATGAACGGCCCGGCCGACTTCCTGGAAGAACCGGTCAATCCCATCACAGGCACCAAATTCGAAAACGCCAAGTCGACCAAAATGGTGCACATCGCCGAATTCACCGCCGACCTGATCAAACACGGCAAGCTCGATCTGGATCCGAAGCGCAACGACAACAAAATCATCACCTTCCACGATTCGTGCAACCCGGCCCGAGGCATGGGCATGCTGGATGAGCCGCGCTACGTGATCAAAAATGTGGCCAACCACTTCTATGAAATGCCGGCCAACACGATCCGCGAGCAGACATTCTGCTGCGGCAGCGGATCGGGACTCAATGCCGGCGAGAACATGGAAGAGCGCATGGCCGGCGGTTTGCCACGGGCCAACGCCGTCAAATATGTCCACGAGAAATTCGGCGTGAACATGCTGGCTTGCGTTTGCGCCATAGACCGGGCCGCGCTGCCCCCGTTGATGGAATACTGGGTGCCGGAAGTGGAAGTGACCGGCCTGCACGAACTGGTGGCCAACGCCCTGATCCTGCCGGGAGAACAAGAACGAACCACGGACCTGCGCGGCGAGCCGCTGCCGGGAATGGAGGACGCCGATGAGTAAAAAATGGATCGTAATAGGCTTGATTATCTTCCTGGGCCTGTTCGCTTCCCCGTTTTGGTACAACTTGCTGGTCAAAATGGGAACCGCTGCCCCTGCGCCGGAAGTGGTGCTGACCGAGAAGGCAAAGGTGGCCAAGCAGTGCGTCATGCCCACCGACTTCATGAAAACCGAGCATATGCAACTGCTCGATCTTTGGCGGCTCAAGGTGGTGCGCGGGTTGGAACGCGAATTTGTCAACCCCGAGGGAAAAACCTTTGACATGAGTCTGTCGAACACCTGTCTGGACTGCCACAGCAACAAGGCGGAATTTTGTGATCGCTGTCACAATTATGCTTCCGTGCGACCCTATTGCTGGGATTGCCATATCGATAACCCCCAAGGAGAGATGAAATGAAAAGCAGCCGCAGAAGCTTCATGAAAATGGCGGGCATTGCCGCTTTGGGGCTTGGCGCTCAGCCGGCGATCAAGGCCATCGCACCCGCCGCAGAAGGACATGGGACCGAGATGCAATTCCACAAAGGTCCCAAAGCACTGACCGCCAAGCAATGGGCCATGGTGATCGACACCCGGCGTCTTAAAACCGCCGCGGACCTGGAGCCGATCATCGAGGCGTGCCATTCGGTCCACAATGTGCCCCATTTCACCGACAAACACCACGAAATCAAATGGATATGGGAAACCCATTTCCACAACGCCTTCCCTGGCAGCGCCAACCGTTTCACCAGCGAAGAGGTCGAGCATCGTCCCTACCTGGTGTTGTGCAACCACTGTGAAAACCCGCCTTGCGTCAGAGCATGCCCGACCAAGGCCACCTTCAAGAGGGAAGACGGTATTGTCGTAATGGACATGCATCGCTGCATTGGCTGCCGTTTCTGTATGGCCGCCTGCCCCTATGGCTCGCGTAGTTTCAATTTCAGGGACCCGCAGCCGTTTATCAAGGAAGTTAACCTGAAGTACCCGCGCCGCATGAAGGGTGTGGTGGAAAAATGCAATTTTTGCGAGGAGCGGCTGGCCGTGGGACAGATGCCGGCCTGCGTGGAGGCCTCCAAGGGCGCCATCGTGTTCGGTGACCTGGCGGATCCCGATTCCGAGGTGAGGCATGTGCTGCGTGAGAATTTCACCATTCGACGCAAACAGAACTTAGGCACCGAACCGTGCGTCTACTATATCGTGTGAGGTGGGTATGCTTGAATTAGCCATAAGAGGAAACAAAACGTATTGGACATGGATCGTGGCCCTGTTGGGTGTCATCGGAGCCGGATTCATCTTTTATCTCTGGCAGCTCCAGTTCGGATTGGGCATCACCGGCATGAGCAGGGATGTGTCGTGGGGTTTTTACATCGCCAACTTCACCTACCTGGTGGGCGTGGCCGCCGGAGGCGTAATGGTGGTGCTCCCATACTACCTGCACGACTATAAAGCTTACGGCCGCGTCACTATCCTGGGTGAATTTCTGGCCATCGCCGCGTTGATCATGTGCCTGCTGTTCATCATCGTGGATCTCGGGCAACCGATGCGCGGTTTCAACGTGCTGCTCTACCCCACGCTCAACAGCGTGCTCTTTTACGACGCCATGGTGCTCAACGGATACCTGCTGATCAACCTGATCGTGGGATGGAACGTGCTGGAAGCCGAGCGCAACGGGGTGCACTACCAGAAGTGGCTCAAACCGATCATCTACCTCTCCATCCCCTTTGCCGTCAGCATCCATACCGTGACGGCGTTTCTCTACTGCGGCCTTCCCGGCCGCGGATTCTGGTTGACGGCCATCCTGGCGCCGCGCTTCCTGAGTTCAGCCTTTGCCGCCGGTCCGGCCCTGTTGGTGCTGTTGTGCCTCTTCATCCGCAACACCACCAAGTTCGATCCGGGCAAGGAGCAGATCCAGAGCCTGGGCAAAACCGTGGCCTATGCCATCTGTATCAACGTGTTCTTCTTCCTCTGCGAAGTGTTCGTGGCCTTCTACAGCAATATCCCTGAACACATGGATCACATTAAATACCTGTTCGTGGGGCTTCATGGACATGGCGCCCTCGTGCCCTGGATGTGGTCCTCCATGGCGTTGATGGTGATCGGCATCATTCTCACGGTCAACCCGGTGACCCGCAAAAACGAAGCCACCCTGGCCGTGGCCTGTGCCGTGATCATCGCCGGCACCTGGATCGACAAGGGCCTGGGCATGATCTCCGGTGGTTTTGTGCCCAACCCCCTGCACGAAGTCAACGAGTATGCGCCCACTTTTCCTGAGATCGTCATCACCATCGGCGTGTATGCCATCGGCGCACTGGTGTTGACGGTGCTGTATAAAATGGCGGTGGGGGTCAAGGAAGAGGTGGAGCAGGGTTAACTTCTGTTTGATCCTGATCGTTCGATTGCAAAGGCCCGGCGGATTCTCCGCCGGGCCTTTTTGTTCGCTGTTGCCGGGCGACGATCAGTTTCTCCGTTTTTCTCGCAACCGTTTGAACCGGCGCCGTCGCCAGCGCCCTTTCCATTGAGCGAGCAATTCATAGTTGGCCGGGGTGATCAGCAGGGCCAGAAGTGTGGCACTGCACAAGCCGGTGACGAAGGCCGTAGCCATAGGCGCCCAGGAGATCGATTTGGAAGGGATGCCGATGGCCATGGGCAGCAGGCCCAACAGGGTGGTGACGGTGGTGATCAGCACTGGACGGATGCGGGCGGCGCAAGATTCCAATATGGCCTGCCGCAGCTCTCTGCCCGCACGCATGCGCTTGTTCATAAAATCGATGAGCAGGATCGTGTTGTTCACGGCCACGCCCGACAAGCCGATGGTGGCGATGAAGCTGCCGATGGTAAACAGGGTACGGGTCAAAAAGATGCCGTAGGCCACGCCGATAATGGCAAATGGCACCGCAGTCAGGATCAACAATGGCTGCAGATAGTCCCTGAATTGGGAGGCGAGCACCATGTAAATACCCAGCAAGGCCATGCTGAAGGCTATGGCCAGAGAGATGTAGGACTTGGTGGTAGACTCGAACTCACCCCCGAAAGAGACTGCCACCCCCGGCATTTGTGCGCGCAGCTGCTGGTAATGGGCCTGCACCTTATTCTGGACCAATGCCGGCGAAAGTTTGGATCCCGCTCGGATATCCGCGCTGATGGTGATGGTGGGTTTGCCCTGGTAGCGCGACCGCACATTGGGTTCCTCCACGATGCGAGCCGTCACCAGGTCCCTCAGATAGATGGGGGCGGCGCTGTCCTCGATGACGGGCACCGACAAGATGTCCAAAGGCGATGACAAGCTGGCACTGTCGCTGACCAGGTCATCTGAACGGGCCAGGCGCACCATCAAGTCCACCTCTTCATCCGCGGCCCTGAACGGCCCGGCCATATGGCCGTTGAGCACCCCGGCGGCGATGGCGGTAATCTGGGCCGCCGAAAGATTATACTGGTAGACCGCTTCCTGGCGGGGTTCGAACGCCACGGTGCGATGATGCACCGGACGATTGTCTCCCAGATCCACTAGATCGACCAGATCGCCGTCCTGCCGCATCGCGGCCAGCAGGCGACCGCTCGCCTCAATCGCCGACGCAATGGTTTCGGCCTGGACCCGGACATTGACGGGTTTGCCCGTGGGCGGTCCGTCGCCCTCCTCGAAAATCTGAACGGCGGGCCGCGCCGGATCACCGGTGTATGTCTCGGCCACATAGGCATTGATATGTTCGCGCATGTAACTCAGGTGCTGCATGGGATCGTTGGTAGGGTTGTCCGGGAAATCGCGCACCCGCTTTTCCGGGAGCGTCACCACGATCTGGCCGTAATTGGCACCATAATGGCGGACATAGTCCTGGTCTTCGTAATAGCCGGTGTAACCGGCCGTGGAATCGGCCTGCTGCGGCCCCAGGGAAATGATGAACCGTGAAAGGTCATGCACGATGGCATCGGTTCGCTCCAGGGCGGTGCCGGCCGGCGTCTGCAGGGTCACATGGTAGCGGAAATAATTGCCCGGGAAAAATTTCACCTTGATCAGCGGTGCGATGCCGAACATGGAGAGCAGCAGAATCGCCAGTGCCGACCCGAAAGCCAGATTGATACCGACCAATGCGGCGGCCTTGTGGTCGAGCACCCAGACGACGGCCCGGCGGTAGATGCGCCAGGTGGGTCCGAACAGGCCGCTCTGCAGATGGACAAAGGGCGCATCTTCGTCCTCGTGCACCGGCAGGGCCTCGGCATTTTTGGGACCCCAGTCGAAAATATGGATGGGCAGGATGAACAGCGCTTCGAGCAGGGAGGCGGCCAGGGCGTAGCTGACGGTTTTGGGAATGATGGCGAAGAAATCTCCCGTGCTGCCGGTCATGATCAGCATGGGCAGGAAAGCCAGGGCTGTGGTCAGGGCCGAACTGATCACCGGCAGCATCACCTCCGAGGCCCCGTCGATGATGGCCTGGCGCCTCGATTTACCCATCTGCATGTGGCGGAAGGTGTTCTCCACGATGATGACCGCATCGTCCACGAGAATGCCGGTGACCAGCACGAACGAGAAGATGCTGATCGTGTTGATGGTCACCCCGCTCAGCTTCATGATGGCAATGGCGCACAAAAAGGAGAAGGGGATGCCGATGGCGGCCAGCATGGCATTGCGAAACCCCAGGGAGAGCCACAGCACGAGCACGACCAGCGCCATTCCCAGGACAAGGTTGCCTCCCAGAATGCGGATCGAGTCGTTGATCTCAATGGTCGAATCGTTGGTGAACACGACCTGAAGGCCTTCATCGGCATGTACCTGCCCAAAACGGCGGGAGAGCGCCTTGACCTGTTCGCTGATGGCGACCGCACTGCCCTTCTCTTCCTTGGTCACCACCAGACGGACGGACGTATGGCCATTGACCGAGGGCACGGTGATCCGGTCCCGATAGTGCAGGCGGGCGCTGGTCACCAGGTCCCTGACGCGGACATAGTTGCCGTCCCCATCCCGGCGCACGATCACATCGAGCACGTCATCCTGACTGCGCAGACGGATGCCGGCATCGAGCATGTAGGCGGTGTCGCCGGTGCGAAACCGGCCCGAAGGAATCTTGGTGCTGGCCGATGATACGGCCTGAACCACCTGGCTGAAGGTGACCCCGAATCGGCGCAGGCGTTCCGGGTTGAGGGAGAGATGAAACTCATCTTCCGGCTCCCCTTCGATATCCACGTCCCTCACCGACGGCACGCTGATCAAGGTGGCACGGAGCTCCTCGGCATAGCGCTCCAGGCTCTGGGGCGGCAAATCGCCGCTGAGGTGAACGATGATCACCGGCATCCAGATGTTGGTATCGATCCATATGAAATCAGGCTCATCGACCCCCTGGGGAAGTTCGTCTTTGATATTCAGCACCCGGAAGCGCAACTCGTTGTAAAGCTCCTGGTAATCCGTGTCGTCGATGAACTTGACCTGGACCGAGGAAAAATTGCGATAGGAGTTGGACTGGACATACTCCACATCTTCCATGCTCTCCAGGGACTCTTCGATTTCACGGGTAACCAATTGCTCCACATCTTCGGCCGAGGCCCCAAAATATACTGTGTGAATGAAGACCTTGCCGATATCGACCAGGGGCAGGTTCTCGGTGGGATTGGTGAGCAGGCTGAACACCCCGGCTACAACCAGGATGACGAAAAAGACATTGATGAAAACGGTCTGCTTGAGGGTGTATTTGACGACCGTGGGCATCATGGGGATCTGCAGCTTCCTGAAAGGGTTAGATGCTTATTTCGCCGGCGGTGACGCTCCCTGCCGCAAGGCCATGCCCGGTTTCAAAATCCCGTGGTCGGCGATCAACACGTGATCGGCGGTTTCCCCCATTACGACGACGGGCACTTTGCGGCCGTCGGCCTGCAGGACCACGAAGGGGTTGTCATACCGTTGAACGACGGCGGACCGTGGCACCATCAACCCTTCGGTCGCGACCTCGAAAGTGAGTTCTGTCAACAGCCCCCCCATGGCTTCCCCCCGGTAATCCAGCAACGCGAGCTCGACGGCCCATTTGCGGGTACGCTCGTCAAACTCAGGATTGACCCAATTGATTCTGGCCTGAGCGGGCTGTCCGGCCACGGTGACGCTCAATCGCTCGGGTTCCCGCAGGGCGTCCAACTCCGGACCGGATACGAACAAGGGCACGACCAGCCGGGTAAAATCGGCCACCTGGCCCAAAGGGGTCCCGGCGGCGATGATCTCGCCCGGCTCCACCTGCCGGTGCACCACGATCCATCCCTCGGGCGCCGGAAGCCGGTAACGCCGGCGTCGCTCTTTAAGCTCCTCGAGTTGGACGGATAATGCTTTCAGTTCGACATCGGTGGCTTGCAAGGCCAGGTGTGCCTGGGCGAGTTCCTCGGCGGCCGCATCCCAGTTGGACTGGGTGGCGACATTGTCCGCATGCAACCGGTCGATGCGACGAAACTCCTTTTCCAGGTAAGCGGCCCGCGACGCGTTTCGTTCTCGGGCGACGCGGAGTTTTTCCAGACTCCATTGGGTCTGCTCGATCTGGAAATCGATGAACACCGGGTCCACTTCGAGGAATGGTGCTTTTCCAATCGCCCCGCCCACATCGTAATGAACATGGAGAACCTTGCCGGAAACTTCCGAGGCAAGGATCTGCGTGGTATTGCTGCGGGTATAACCTGTCAGGGTGACGTTATTAAGGGCCGGTTGCACTGTCGCACTGTCCGCTGCGAACGCGGCACCGGCAGC is drawn from Desulfatitalea tepidiphila and contains these coding sequences:
- a CDS encoding efflux RND transporter periplasmic adaptor subunit, which translates into the protein MKSFAWIAAWILAAGAAFAADSATVQPALNNVTLTGYTRSNTTQILASEVSGKVLHVHYDVGGAIGKAPFLEVDPVFIDFQIEQTQWSLEKLRVARERNASRAAYLEKEFRRIDRLHADNVATQSNWDAAAEELAQAHLALQATDVELKALSVQLEELKERRRRYRLPAPEGWIVVHRQVEPGEIIAAGTPLGQVADFTRLVVPLFVSGPELDALREPERLSVTVAGQPAQARINWVNPEFDERTRKWAVELALLDYRGEAMGGLLTELTFEVATEGLMVPRSAVVQRYDNPFVVLQADGRKVPVVVMGETADHVLIADHGILKPGMALRQGASPPAK
- a CDS encoding efflux RND transporter permease subunit → MMPTVVKYTLKQTVFINVFFVILVVAGVFSLLTNPTENLPLVDIGKVFIHTVYFGASAEDVEQLVTREIEESLESMEDVEYVQSNSYRNFSSVQVKFIDDTDYQELYNELRFRVLNIKDELPQGVDEPDFIWIDTNIWMPVIIVHLSGDLPPQSLERYAEELRATLISVPSVRDVDIEGEPEDEFHLSLNPERLRRFGVTFSQVVQAVSSASTKIPSGRFRTGDTAYMLDAGIRLRSQDDVLDVIVRRDGDGNYVRVRDLVTSARLHYRDRITVPSVNGHTSVRLVVTKEEKGSAVAISEQVKALSRRFGQVHADEGLQVVFTNDSTIEINDSIRILGGNLVLGMALVVLVLWLSLGFRNAMLAAIGIPFSFLCAIAIMKLSGVTINTISIFSFVLVTGILVDDAVIIVENTFRHMQMGKSRRQAIIDGASEVMLPVISSALTTALAFLPMLIMTGSTGDFFAIIPKTVSYALAASLLEALFILPIHIFDWGPKNAEALPVHEDEDAPFVHLQSGLFGPTWRIYRRAVVWVLDHKAAALVGINLAFGSALAILLLSMFGIAPLIKVKFFPGNYFRYHVTLQTPAGTALERTDAIVHDLSRFIISLGPQQADSTAGYTGYYEDQDYVRHYGANYGQIVVTLPEKRVRDFPDNPTNDPMQHLSYMREHINAYVAETYTGDPARPAVQIFEEGDGPPTGKPVNVRVQAETIASAIEASGRLLAAMRQDGDLVDLVDLGDNRPVHHRTVAFEPRQEAVYQYNLSAAQITAIAAGVLNGHMAGPFRAADEEVDLMVRLARSDDLVSDSASLSSPLDILSVPVIEDSAAPIYLRDLVTARIVEEPNVRSRYQGKPTITISADIRAGSKLSPALVQNKVQAHYQQLRAQMPGVAVSFGGEFESTTKSYISLAIAFSMALLGIYMVLASQFRDYLQPLLILTAVPFAIIGVAYGIFLTRTLFTIGSFIATIGLSGVAVNNTILLIDFMNKRMRAGRELRQAILESCAARIRPVLITTVTTLLGLLPMAIGIPSKSISWAPMATAFVTGLCSATLLALLITPANYELLAQWKGRWRRRRFKRLREKRRN